A stretch of Bombus huntii isolate Logan2020A chromosome 7, iyBomHunt1.1, whole genome shotgun sequence DNA encodes these proteins:
- the LOC126867505 gene encoding microtubule-actin cross-linking factor 1, isoforms 1/2/3/4 isoform X20, producing MSTQAYYKERLGFDPADTVAEHHREQRSQHGYEESLSKFKGQNENGFSWMMEGRENWRVEGATEHRSGSTQAFWGCWAMFIEAHDERDAIQKKTFTKWVNKHLKKHWKYVKTYTCLHVCVLVNNQPCCSPTASRHVGDLFEDLRDGHNLISLLEVLSGEHLPRERGRMRFHMLQNVQMALDFLRYKKIKLVNIRAEDIVDGNPKLTLGLIWTIILHFQSWRRKISDIVVGQESNVTAREALLRWARRSTARYPGVRVTDFTGSWRDGLAFSALIHRNRPDLVDWKGARASQPRERLDRVFYVAEREYGVTRLLDPEDVDTPEPDEKSLITYISSLYDVFPEPPTIHPLYDAEDQRRSEEYRELASSLHMWIREKMCLMQERVFPPTLIEMKNLAAGSTKFKNEEVPPRYRDKQRLSYIFRDLQKYFEAVGEVDIEPHLRIEVIEENWNRLMMLHQEREQAIIDEIKRLERLQRLAEKVHREMKATDNRLEELERRVEDEARRLDRLHPLEAKHAVDLLEQDIRNTEVQIQNIFPDVHTLTEGRYSQAAELRKRVQKLHQRWVALRSLLHKRLVQPLSAVSFPVEERVVTKHRTTVHETRLVDTNPHFRALHDCIDWCKAKIKQLQDADYGSDLPSVQNELEVHQREHKNIEQFHPKVERCVQAKSHFHAEELTLYSQHLTVLQKLHTELLAASNKRLSDLDTLHDFIQSATNELVWLSSKEETEVTRDWSDKNLNVQSIEQYYERTFGSGIESLMSDLEKREIQFSAVQDRGEALVLQHHPAAKTIEAYMSAMQSQWTWLLQLTLCLEVHLKHAAQSQQFFRDVQQAEQWISKRDESLNTIYSQSEFSLDEGERLLKGMQELREELNSYGDHVQKLVDQAKDVVPMKQRRQPVARPMQVTCVCSYKQVNMSIEKGEQCTLYDNSGRIKWRVKNQEGVESPVPGVCFALQPPDKDALDAAERLRRQYDRSVGLWQRKQLRLRQNMIFATIKVVKGWDLPQFLAMGQDQRTAIRKALNEDAEKLLSEGDPADPQLRRLKRETAEVNKLFDELEKRARAEEESKNAGRIFNEQISAIQEALDEAERVLNTRIAAPLPRDIDSLEHLVLQHKDFEQTLKRQTPDLDKVQQTFRGITLKTPAMRNKLDAVTTKWTNIWNSSNLYIERLKCVEIVLSSLEENTTSVSELEVKLASFDELPPDLKGLQNVLEDLMVLQNAISQQQTAMDKLNEDTQNARHVVEKSRPSHRGSHSDMDRLDDEVNKLNSRWTNLCAQLVERVRSAEAAYGLAQQLEHAYRNEVDFIDESYEKLEVENAKNLLNKVVERAPAIEAVNVTGSRLIREGKIYGQRLRAFTEQLEDICPSLDASVKKPRREFVSTVDDVARDLDTLNKRYTTLVDLLQERVTQLAAQQTEETSQQFQEALEGLQKWLTDTEEMVSNQKSPSSDYNVVKAQLQEQKFLKKMLMDQQNSMSSSYNMGQEVAAEAEPKERKKIEKQLKDLMARFDNLTESAAKRMEALEQAMGVAKQFQDKLIPLQTWLDKTEKRVRDMELVPTDEEKIQQRVTEHDGLHEDILSKKPEFSELTEVASQLMSLVGEDEAAALADKLQDAADRYAALVERSESLGNLLQRSRQGLRHLVLSYQELQAWMEGMEIRLSKYRVLAVHTEKLLQQMEDLADLTEEVSTRQTEVDSTTDTGLELMKHISSDEALQLKDKLDSLQRRFNDLVSRGSDLLKHAQESLPLVQQFHDNHNRLMDWMQAAESALQSAEPREDEIIRLEMEISEYRPVLDKINAVGPQLSQLSPGEGAATIEALVTRDNRRFAAIAEQIQRKAERLQLSKQRSLEVIGDIDDLLEWFHEVDNQLREAEPPSSEPEIIRVQLKEHKALNDDISSQKGRVRDVISTAKKVIRENGQYEDKSTIRENMEDLRETMEIVSGLSMDRLGALEQALPLAEHLRDTHIDLVSWLEEAEQQVAMLPMPALRPDLIAAQQDKNEFLVQSINEHKPLVEKLNKTGEALLKLCNEEEGIKIQDILEADTTRYAALRAELRGRQQTLEQALQESSQFSDKLEGMLRALSSTADQVNGAEPISAHPGRLRDQMEENSALVDELAQRSEAYAAVRRAADDVISKAGNRADPAVKDIKRKLDKLNKLWSDVQKSTTDRGQTLDEALAIAEKFWSELNGVMSTLRELQDALAGQAPPAAQPAAIQQQQVALQEIRHEIDQTKPDVEQVRASGHELMGLCGEPDKPDVRKHIEDLDQAWDNVTALYARREENLIDAMEKAMEFHETLQNLLEFLQEAEDKFSSMGLLGSDIDEVKKQIKQLANFKAEVDPHMVKVEALNRSLIRQAAELTERTSSEQAAAIKEPLGAVNRRWDGLLRGLVERQRLLENALLRLGQFQHALDELLVWIEKTDDTLDNLKAVAGDPQVIEVELAKLKVLVNDIQAHQTSVDTLNDAGRQLIEDGKGTAEASTTAEKLGTLNRRWRDLLQRAADRQRELEDALREAQTFTAEIQDLLSWLGDVDNTIVASKPVGGLPETASEQLERFMEVYNELEQNRLKVESVLQQGQAYLKRADSTSAGGLNHNLRTLKQRWDNVTARASDKKIKLEIALKEATEFHDALQSFVDWLTNAEKILTNLKPVSRVMETILGQIEEHKAFQKDVGVHRETMLNLDKKGTHLKYFSQKQDVILIKNLLISVQHRWERVVSKSAERTRALDHGYKEAREFHDAWSNIMNWLDETEKTLDEVASDGALGGNDPEKIKARLNKHRELQKALSAKQGTYDATMKNGKSLKDKAPKSDEFALKELLNELKNKWTTVCGKCVDRQRKLEEALLFSGQFKDAIQALLEWLSKSEKQLADTGPLYGDLDTVMNLVEQHKTFEKDLESRVSQMESVIKTGRELLAKATPDDASAIGSQLAEINNLWDTVTKLSSDKTERLQEALREAERLHKAVHVLLEWLSDAEMKLRFAGQLPEDEQESRNQLMEHEKFLRELSTKEIEKDQTLELAHVILAKAHPDGALVIKHWITIIQSRWEEVSTWAQQRNQRLENHMRGLQDLDNLLEELLSWLEGLENTLNALEAEPLPDDKATLEMLIVDHREFMENTSRRQNEVDRVCKARQIKSAKDTMKITKAKSPAPTRASPGRERTPDSLPHIGPRFPPKGSKGAEPEFRSPRVKLLWDRWRHVWMLAWERQRRLQDKYNYIQELDRVANFSWEDWRKRFLKFMNHKKSRLTDLFRKMDKNNDGLIPREDFIQGIMNTKFETSRLEMGAVADLFDRHGEGLIDWKEFIAALRPDWEERRTYNDTDKIHDEVKRLVMLCTCRQKFRVFQVGEGKYRFGDSQKLRLVRILRSTVMVRVGGGWVALDEFLLKNDPCRVALIGDTSNHHKLLYLSQLPLVRERSARSVPMGQSRASRSSLSAGTPDSLSDNESSFKLGSARKTSTPYRSSMTPGGSRPSSRPASRPTSRPTSRPGSRPASRQGSKPPSRYGSTQSLDSTDDSTNVSRIPRRTAVSTTGNTPTSSRHNSVSGKRLSVNGSSSRPRTPTGLVSPASGVPARFGTIHRASSIPTLTGVGTPISRSRIPVYVGTDIKSPQSTTSNISTHSTQSNYSTVSTDSTGSSSMCTNSATNTSSAVKRARTRTPSSGSSTPLPPSLKLSRKPSGASDTSVSTTPATKRKGKPTPIDQRAPFRL from the exons CATTGGAAGTACGTGAAG ACTTACACGTGCCTACACGTGTGCGTTCTTGTGAACAACCAACCATGCTGTTCCCCCACT GCCAGCAGACATGTCGGAGATCTGTTCGAAGACCTGCGGGACGGGCACAACCTCATTTCCTTGCTGGAGGTACTCTCGGGCGAGCATCTT CCGCGAGAGAGAGGTCGGATGCGTTTCCACATGCTGCAGAACGTACAAATGGCTCTTGACTTTTTGCGCTACAAGAAGATCAAGCTCGTTAATATTCGTGCTGAAGACATTGTCGATGGAAACCCAAAGTTGACTCTAGGTTTGATATGGACCATCATACTTCACTTCCAG AGCTGGCGTCGCAAG aTATCCGATATTGTAGTGGGTCAGGAATCGAACGTGACTGCCCGTGAAGCTCTTCTGAGATGGGCCAGACGATCGACGGCGCGTTATCCTGGAGTGCGCGTCACGGACTTTACCGGATCGTGGAGGGACGGGCTAGCTTTCAGCGCATTAATCCATCGAAACAGACCAGATCTGGTCGATTGGAAAGGTGCTCGTGCTAGTCAACCACGAGAGCGGCTCGATCGGGTCTTCTACGTCGCGGAGCGCGAGTATGGCGTTACGAGGCTTCTCGATCCTGAAG ATGTGGACACTCCTGAACCGGATGAGAAGTCCTTGATAACGTACATCTCTTCGCTCTACGACGTGTTCCCGGAGCCGCCAACGATTCACCCGTTGTACGATGCCGAGGACCAGAGGCGCTCAGAGGAATATAGAGAGCTAGCTAGTTCCCTCCACATGTGGATCCGTGAAAAGATGTGCCTGATGCAGGAACGTGTCTTCCCGCCGACCTtgatagaaatgaaaaatttggcGGCCGGCAGCACGAAATTCAAGAATGAGGAAGTACCGCCCAGATACAGAGACAAGCAACGACTTTCTTACATCTTCAGGGATTTGCAAAAGTACTTCGAAGCGGTCGGTGAGGTAGACATCGAACCTCACTTGCGTATCGAGGTTATTGAAGAAAATTGGAATAGATTGATGATGCTGCATCAGGAAAGAGAACAGGCGATAATCGACGAAATTAAACG ACTCGAACGACTGCAACGACTAGCAGAGAAAGTGCACAGAGAGATGAAGGCGACCGACAATCGATTGGAGGAGCTCGAGAGACGAGTGGAGGACGAAGCCAGGCGTCTCGATCGACTTCATCCTCTGGAAGCGAAACATGCGGTGGATCTTTTGGAACAGGATATTCGTAACACCGAGGTCCAGatccaaaatatttttccggACGTGCATACACTTACCGAGGGGCGATACAGTCAGGCGGCCGAACTTCGCAAAAG AGTTCAGAAGCTACATCAACGGTGGGTCGCCCTGCGATCTCTTCTTCATAAACGTTTGGTACAGCCGCTGTCGGCCGTATCTTTCCCGGTAGAAGAACGCGTCGTTACGAAACACCGTACTACCGTCCATGAGACCCGATTGGTCGACACCAATCCACATTTCCGTGCGTTACACGACTGCATCGACTGGTGTAAGGCGAAGATCAAACAGCTCCAGGATGCAGACTATGGCTCCGATTTACCTAGCGTGCAGAACGAATTGGAGGTTCACCAAAGAGAACACAAGAATATCGAGCAGTTCCATCCTAAAGTGGAGAGATGTGTGCAGGCTAAGAGCCACTTTCACGCTGAGGAATTGACATTGTACAGCCAACATCTAACTGTTCTTCAAAAACTTCACACTGAATTATTGGCGGCCTCGAATAAGAGACTTTCCGATTTGGACACTCTACATGACTTTATACAATCGGCGACTAATGAACTGGTTTGGCTGAGTTCTAAGGAGGAGACGGAGGTGACACGCGATTGGAGTGATAAGAATTTGAATGTGCAAAGTATTGAGCAGTATTACGAG CGTACGTTTGGATCTGGTATAGAG TCCCTTATGAGCGACCTAGAGAAGCGGGAGATTCAATTCTCCGCGGTGCAAGATCGAGGCGAAGCTCTGGTCCTTCAACATCATCCCGCCGCGAAAACCATCGAAGCTTACATGTCCGCTATGCAGAGTCAATGGACTTGGCTTCTCCAATTAACTCTTTGTCTAGAAGTTCATCTGAAACACGCAGCACAGAGTCAACAATTTTTCCGGGATGTTCAACAGGCTGAACAGTGGATCTCGAAGAGAGATGAGTCGCTCAACACCATTTATTCCCAATCAGAATTCTCCTTGGACGAGGGTGAACGTTTATTGAAGGGTATGCAAGAACTACGCGAAGAATTGAATAGTTACGGCGATCATGTGCAGAAACTGGTTGATCAAGCGAAGGACGTGGTTCCTATGAAGCAACGTCGACAGCCTGTGGCACGGCCTATGCAAGTTACGTGCGTCTGCAGCTACAAACAAGTCAAT ATGTCGATTGAGAAGGGTGAACAGTGTACGTTATACGACAACTCTGGTAGGATAAAATGGCGCGTAAAGAATCAAGAAGGCGTCGAGTCCCCTGTTCCAGGCGTCTGCTTTGCTCTTCAGCCACCTGACAAGGATGCTCTCGATGCTGCCGAAAGATTGCGACGACAATATGACCGAAGTGTTGGATTATGGCAACGGAAACAGCTTCGATTACGACAAAATATGATTTTCGCGACCATCAAAGTGGTCAAAGGCTGGGATCTACCGCAGTTCTTGGCTATGGGTCAGGATCAGAGAACTGCTATCAGAAAAGCCTTGAACGAGGATGCTGAGAAACTCCTGTCCGAAGGCGACCCTGCTGATCCACAGTTGAGGCGACTGAAGCGAGAAACGGCCGAAGTGAACAAATTGTTCGATGAACTGGAGAAACGTGCCAGAGCGGAGGAAGAGTCAAAGAACGCAGGACGTATTTTCAACGAACAGATTTCTGCCATTCAAGAAGCATTAGACGAAGCAGAGAGAGTTCTGAACACTCGCATAGCTGCACCATTGCCGAGAGACATCGACAGCTTAGAACATTTGGTTCTGCAACACAAAGATTTTGAGCAAACTCTCAAACGTCAAACGCCAGATCTAGATAAAGTTCAGCAAACTTTCCGTGGTATTACTTTGAAGACTCCAGCCATGAGAAACAAGCTCGACGCTGTTACCACCAAATGGACAAATATTTGGAACTCCAGTAATCTGTACATTGAGCGGCTAAAGTGTGTTGAGATCGTGCTTTCTAGTCTTGAGGAGAATACAACCTCGGTATCCGAATTGGAAGTGAAATTGGCATCGTTCGACGAGCTGCCACCGGATCTGAAGGGATTACAGAATGTACTAGAAGATCTGATGGTGCTTCAAAATGCCATCTCTCAACAGCAAACTGCAATGGATAAACTGAACGAAGATACGCAGAACGCAAGACATGTTGTTGAAAAGTCGAGGCCAAGTCATCGTGGCTCTCATTCTGATATGGATCGCTTAGACGATGAAGTGAACAAACTAAACTCCAGATGGACCAATCTCTGTGCTCAGTTGGTTGAAAGAGTTCGCAGCGCGGAAGCAGCCTATGGCCTAGCTCAACAGTTAGAACATGCCTACCGTAACGAGGTGGACTTCATTGACGAATCGTACGAAAAACTCGAGGTGGAGAATGCGAAG AATCTATTGAACAAGGTGGTAGAACGAGCGCCGGCGATCGAAGCAGTAAATGTGACGGGCAGTCGATTGATTCGTGAAGGAAAG ATCTACGGACAAAGGCTTCGAGCGTTCACGGAACAGCTGGAAGATATCTGCCCGTCTTTGGATGCTTCGGTGAAAAAACCGCGACGAGAGTTCGTCTCAACGGTTGACGACGTCGCTCGTGATCTAGATACTCTGAACAAGAGGTACACCACGCTCGTGGATCTCCTTCAGGAACGGGTTACACAGCTGGCAGCGCAACAAACCGAGGAGACATCTCAACAG TTCCAGGAGGCTCTGGAGGGTCTCCAGAAATGGCTGACGGACACAGAGGAAATGGTATCCAACCAGAAATCACCATCGTCGGATTACAACGTAGTCAAGGCTCAATTACAAGAACAAAAATTCCTGAAGAAGATGCTAATGGATCAGCAAAACTCAATGTCCTCCTCGTACAACATGGGCCAAGAAGTGGCGGCTGAGGCGGAGCCTAAGGAACGGAAGAAGATCGAGAAACAACTGAAAGATTTGATGGCAAGATTTGATAATCTTACAGAAAGCGCTGCTAAGAGAATGGAAGCACTTGAACAAGCGATGGGAGTAGCGAAACAGTTCCAGGATAAACTGATACCACTTCAAACTTGGCTGGACAAGACCGAAAAACGCGTGAGAGATATGGAGTTGGTTCCAACGGACGAGGAAAAAATCCAGCAACGCGTTACCGAACACGATGGCCTCCACGAGGATATTCTGTCAAAGAAACCTGAATTCAGTGAACTTACAGAGGTTGCTAGTCAACTAATGTCTCTGGTAGGCGAAGATGAAGCCGCTGCTTTGGCTGACAAACTTCAGGATGCGGCTGATAGATACGCTGCATTGGTCGAACGATCAGAATCTCTTGGTAACTTACTTCAACGTTCGAGACAGGGTTTACGTCATCTGGTACTCAGCTATCAAGAACTTCAGGCTTGGATGGAGGGTATGGAAATCAGATTGTCGAAATACAGAGTGCTGGCAGTGCATACGGAGAAGCTTCTTCAACAAATGGAAGACCTAGCTGACTTGACCGAAGAGGTTTCGACTCGACAGACGGAAGTAGACAGTACCACCGATACTGGATTGGAATTAATGAAACACATCTCGAGCGACGAGGCGCTTCAATTGAAAGATAAACTCGATTCTTTGCAACGGCGATTTAATGATTTGGTTAGTCGAGGTTCCGACTTGCTGAAGCACGCGCAAGAGTCTCTTCCATTGGTGCAACAATTCCATGATAATCATAATCGTTTAATGGATTGGATGCAGGCTGCGGAATCGGCACTGCAATCAGCCGAACCTCGCGAAGATGAAATTATTAGATTAGAAATGGAGATATCGGAATATAGACCAGTTCTAGACAAGATCAACGCCGTTGGACCGCAGTTGTCTCAGTTATCTCCGGGTGAAGGGGCGGCCACTATCGAAGCTCTAGTCACCAGAGACAACAGGAGATTCGCAGCCATTGCCGAGCAGATTCAACGAAAGGCTGAGAGGCTTCAGCTGAGTAAGCAACGTTCGCTTGAAGTGATCGGTGATATCGACGATTTACTAGAATGGTTCCATGAAGTGGATAATCAATTAAGGGAAGCAGAACCACCGAGCAGCGAACCGGAGATCATCAGGGTACAATTGAAGGAGCATAAAGCCTTGAACGATGACATATCCAGTCAGAAAGGACGTGTTAGGGATGTGATATCCACGGCAAAGAAGGTGATCCGTGAAAATGGTCAATACGAGGACAAATCTACGATCAGAGAAAATATGGAGGACTTACGAGAAACCATGGAAATCGTCTCCGGTCTTTCAATGGATAGACTCGGTGCGCTGGAACAAGCTTTGCCATTGGCTGAACATTTACGCGACACTCACATTGATTTAGTCAGCTGGTTAGAGGAGGCTGAACAACAAGTCGCAATGCTTCCTATGCCTGCTTTAAGACCCGATCTAATAGCCGCCCAACAGGACAAGAACGAGTTCCTCGTGCAGAGCATCAACGAACACAAACCTTTGGTCGAGAAGCTGAACAAAACTGGTGAAGCATTGTTGAAGCTGTGCAACGAAGAAGAAGGTATCAAGATACAGGACATATTGGAAGCAGACACCACTCGATATGCAGCCCTCAGAGCAGAACTTCGTGGTCGACAGCAGACTCTCGAACAGGCACTTCAGGAATCTTCTCAGTTCTCCGACAAGCTGGAAGGAATGCTGCGTGCTCTCTCATCAACTGCTGATCAAGTAAATGGCGCCGAACCGATCAGCGCTCATCCTGGTCGGTTAAGAGATCAGATGGAAGAGAATTCCGCTTTGGTCGACGAATTGGCTCAAAGATCCGAGGCCTATGCGGCTGTGAGGAGGGCCGCTGATGACGTGATCAGCAAGGCAGGTAACAGAGCTGATCCAGCCGTAAAGGACATCAAACGGAAGCTGGACAAATTGAACAAACTATGGAGCGACGTGCAAAAGTCGACGACCGACAGAGGTCAAACGTTAGACGAAGCTTTGGCGATCGCCGAAAAATTCTGGTCTGAGTTGAATGGCGTGATGTCGACTCTGCGAGAGCTTCAGGATGCTCTTGCTGGTCAGGCGCCACCAGCAGCTCAACCTGCTGCCATTCAACAGCAACAGGTTGCCTTGCAGGAGATTAGGCACGAAATCGACCAAACGAAACCGGATGTCGAGCAAGTACGAGCATCTGGTCACGAGTTGATGGGTCTTTGCGGTGAGCCAGACAAACCAGATGTTAGAAAGCATATCGAAGATTTGGATCAAGCCTGGGATAACGTAACTGCCCTATATGCCAGAAGAGAGGAAAATCTGATCGATGCTATGGAGAAGGCCATGGAGTTCCACGAGACCTTGCAAAATCTTTTGGAGTTCCTACAAGAAGCCGAGGACAAGTTCTCCAGTATGGGACTGCTAGGAAGCGACATCGACGAAGTTAAAAAACAGATTAAACAATTGGCCAATTTCAAAGCCGAAGTAGATCCTCACATGGTCAAGGTCGAAGCTCTAAACAG GAGTCTGATAAG ACAAGCTGCCGAACTGACAGAGAGAACGTCCTCGGAACAAGCTGCAGCCATCAAAGAACCGCTTGGTGCCGTTAACAGACGGTGGGACGGACTGCTTCGAGGCCTCGTGGAGAGGCAAAGGCTCTTGGAGAACGCGTTACTACGTCTAGGGCAATTCCAGCACGCTCTAGACGAGTTGCTGGTATGGATCGAGAAGACGGACGACACTTTGGATAACTTGAAGGCCGTGGCCGGCGATCCTCAAGTGATCGAAGTGGAATTAGCTAAACTGAAAGTACTTGTGAATGATATTCAAGCCCATCAGACCAGCGTGGACACTCTGAACGACGCTGGAAGACAGTTAATAGAGGATGGAAAGGGAACAGCCGAAGCTTCGACGACTGCTGAGAAATTAGGTACTTTGAATCGTCGTTGGCGCGATTTGTTGCAACGTGCTGCTGATCGTCAACGAGAACTGGAAGATGCGCTCAGAGAAGCACAAACCTTCACGGCGGAAATACAGGACCTTCTGTCTTGGCTGGGTGATGTGGACAATACCATAGTAGCTTCGAAACCTGTTGGAGGATTGCCGGAAACGGCTTCAGAACAGTTAGAACGCTTTATGGAAGTGTACAACGAATTGGAACAAAATCGTTTGAAAGTCGAATCGGTTCTTCAACAAGGACAAGCATACCTGAAGCGTGCCGATTCTACTAGTGCCGGTGGTCTGAATCACAACTTGAGGACTTTGAAACAACGATGGGATAATGTGACTGCTCGCGCAAGTGATAAAAAGATCAAGCTTGAGATCGCTCTGAAAGAGGCTACAGAGTTCCACGATGCACTCCAATCGTTTGTTGATTGGTTAACCAACGCAGAGAAGATTCTGACGAATCTGAAACCTGTGTCGAGGGTAATGGAAACTATCCTCGGACAGATAGAGGAACACAAAGCGTTCCAGAAGGACGTTGGAGTTCATCGTGAGACTATGCTGAACCTCGATAAGAAGGGCACGCATTTGAAATACTTTTCACAGAAACAGGACGTGATTCTAATCAAAAACTTGTTGATAAGTGTGCAACACAGATGGGAAAGAGTAGTTTCGAAATCTGCAGAGAGAACCAGGGCTCTTGATCACGGATACAAAGAGGCCAGAGAATTCCACGATGCTTGGTCCAATATAATGAACTGGCTCGACGAAACGGAGAAGACTTTGGACGAGGTTGCCAGTGATGGCGCCCTTGGAGGAAATGATCCAGAGAAAATCAAAGCTAGATTGAATAAGCACCGTGAATTGCAGAAAGCTCTCAGCGCCAAACAGGGTACCTATGACGCAACTATGAAGAATGGAAAATCATTAAAAGACAAAGCGCCTAAGAGCGACGAATTTGCTCTGAAAGAACTTTTGAATGAGTTGAAGAACAAGTGGACCACGGTTTGTGGTAAGTGCGTGGATAGACAGAGGAAGCTCGAAGAAGCATTGTTGTTCTCGGGACAATTCAAGGACGCTATTCAGGCGTTGCTGGAATGGCTTAGTAAGTCTGAGAAGCAGCTGGCGGACACCGGTCCACTTTATGGCGACCTTGACACTGTAATGAATTTGGTTGAACAACATAAGACCTTCGAGAAGGATCTCGAATCCAGAGTCTCTCAGATGGAATCTGTAATCAAAACGGGTCGCGAGCTTCTTGCTAAGGCGACACCTGATGATGCATCTGCTATAGGATCACAGCTTGctgaaataaataatctttGGGACACGGTAACCAAGTTGTCCTCTGATAAGACTGAACGACTCCAAGAAGCCCTCAGAGAGGCTGAACGCCTTCACAAAGCAGTTCACGTACTTCTGGAGTGGCTGAGTGATGCTGAGATGAAGCTGAGATTCGCTGGACAGTTACCGGAAGACGAACAGGAGAGCAGAAATCAGTTGATGGAACACGAAAAGTTCTTGCGTGAATTAAGCACCaaggaaattgaaaaagatcAAACTTTGGAGCTGGCTCACGTGATTCTTGCAAAGGCACACCCTGATGGAGCTTTGGTTATCAAACACTGGATCACGATCATTCAGTCCAGATGGGAGGAGGTTTCCACCTGGGCCCAACAAAGGAATCAAAGATTGGAGAATCATATGCGAGGACTTCAG GACCTCGACAATCTTCTGGAAGAACTACTGTCGTGGTTAGAAGGTTTGGAGAACACTCTCAACGCTCTTGAAGCTGAGCCTCTACCAGACGATAAAGCTACTTTAGAAATGTTGATTGTGGATCACAGAGAATTTATGGAGAACACCAGTCGAAGACAGAATGAAGTTGACCGCGTCTGCAAAGCCAGACAGATCAAATCTGCGAAAGATACGATGAAGATAACGAAGGCTAAGTCACCTGCCCCAAC CCGAGCCAGCCCAGGCCGTGAGAGAACGCCCGATTCGTTGCCGCACATCGGCCCACGGTTCCCACCCAAAGGAAG CAAAGGTGCCGAACCGGAATTCCGTAGTCCGAGAGTAAAACTGCTGTGGGACAGGTGGAGACACGTTTGGATGTTGGCGTGGGAACGTCAACGTCGTTTACAGGATAAGTATAATTATATCCAAGAACTGGACCGTGTCGCAAACTTCAGCTGGGAAGATTGGCGCAAGAGA TTCCTGAAATTCATGAACCACAAAAAGTCCAGATTAACAGATCTCTTCAGGAAAATGGATAAGAATAACGACGGACTGATTCCACGCGAGGACTTCATTCAAGGAATCATGAACACCA AATTCGAGACTTCACGGTTAGAAATGGGAGCGGTCGCAGATTTGTTCGATCGCCACGGTGAAGGATTGATAGATTGGAAGGAATTCATCGCGGCTCTAAGACCAGACTGGGAGGAACGCAGAACGTATAACGACACTGACAAGATTCACGATGAAGTAAAACGATTGGTGATGCTTTGTACTTGTCGCCAGAAATTCCGTGTATTCCAAGTTGGCGAAGGAAAATATAGG TTTGGAGACAGTCAAAAGTTGCGGTTGGTACGGATTCTACGATCGACCGTGATGGTACGAGTCGGTGGTGGATGGGTAGCATTGGAcgaatttctattaaaaaatgatCCTTGCCGCG TGGCGTTGATCGGAGATACTTCGAACCATCATAAGCTACTCTATCTGTCCCAACTTCCTCTG GTGAGGGAACGCAGCGCTCGCAGCGTTCCCATGGGACAGTCGCGAGCATCGCGCTCTTCGTTGAGCGCCGGAACGCCGGACAGCCTAAGCGACAACGAGAGCTCCTTCAAGCTTGGCTCCGCCAGGAAAACAAGTACACCCTACAGAAGCTCTATGACACCGG GCGGTAGTCGACCATCCAGTAGGCCAGCTTCGAGACCAACGTCCAGACCAACCAGTAGACCCGGAAGTAGGCCCGCATCCAGGCAAGGAAGCAAACCACCGAGTCGCTATGGTTCCACACAATCGTTAGATAGTACTG ATGATTCGACAAATGTGAGCCGCATTCCACGCAGAACGGCAGTCAGCACGACAGGGAATACTCCTACTTCTAGCAGACACAATAGTGTGTCAGGAAAGCGCTTATCGGTGAACGGTTCGAGTTCACGACCTCGAACGCCCACCGGCCTGGTTAGTCCTGCCAGTGGTGTTCCAGCGAG gtTTGGCACGATCCATAGAGCTTCGAGCATTCCAACCCTGACTGGTGTCGGCACACCGATCAG CCGTTCGAGGATCCCCGTATATGTGGGCACGGATATAAAATCCCCACAATCGACGACCAGCAATATTTCCACTCATTCTACGCAAAGCAACTACTCGACGGTTTCTACCGATTCTACCGG GAGCAGCTCGATGTGTACAAATTCAGCAACTAACACCTCGTCGGCCGTTAAGCGAGCTAG AACAAGGACACCGTCCAGTGGATCGAGCACGCCACTGCCGCCTTCTTTGAAGCTATCCAGGAAACCTTCTGGAGCATCGGATACGTCCGTATCGACCACACCGGCCACTAAACgaaaaggcaaaccaacgccgATCGACCAACGGGCGCCATTCCGATTATAG